Sequence from the Populus nigra chromosome 17, ddPopNigr1.1, whole genome shotgun sequence genome:
atgaaaaaaaattataattgacttAGGTTTACAATTACTACTGCATAAAATTGGTTCTTGAGTGGATTAATTCTCTTCAGTTGAAATCTCACTTCGTTTAGCTTCCTACACACACTTCTACAAGATAGAATCTAGTGACAATTATTCGATAATTATGTCAACATTTTGAGTAAACGTAATTAGAAATACATGTTATATATAGTagtatttcaagtaattatttttattaaacatcttTAGCTgcatttatttaactttgaagTACATTATATTAGTTTTAGTTGGAATTATGATATAACTTCAAatgtttaatttatatctaATATTGGGAAAAATATATCACAATTGCCACAAAAATTAAGACAAATgatactaaaatatataatgatGACAATTATAAAATAGTATTATAATGAGTATCTACCAtggcatttatttttataatttttttagacaaattatactaaaaaataattttattttagttacaATGATTTAATTCCATCACTTGTATGATTTTTCCTACTTCCCTATCTCACTAGATATGAGTTCTGccaaaaacaatttcttttatgaATCAGATTATTAGTAGAACAGAAGTAGAGTACAAAAGAGCTAAACATTAGCAAACTATAAAAATGACAGAAGAGGTAAAACATtttctaaaaactttttttggtcaaaaattaattaagggactcctaaattattattattattatttgcaagAAGCAGGGGATGTAGCATTGCCGGGTGGGAAGATGGAAGAAGGAGATGTAGATGACTCTGCAACTGCATTAAGGGAAGCCATGGAAGAGATAGGTTTGGATCCTCATCTTGTTCAAGTTGTTGCAAACTTAGAGCCCTTTATTTCCCAGGTATACATATGTAGTAATGTTTAATTTCCTCTTGGTAATTTATATGACTCAAACTATCTGATGATCCTGATCGAACCCATGTTTTTCATGCAGCACCAGCTGCAGGTTGTCCCTGTGGTAGGGCTACTAGCCAGGGTAGAAGACTTCAAGCCTGTACTAAATACTGACGAAGTTGACACTCTTTTTGATGTCCCATTGGAAATGTTTCTCAAGGTTTTCAGACCCTCTCCATACctcaatcttttatttttcaaaagttgCATGCACGAACAATATTTGACAAATGCAAAACACATAATCACTACTAGAAAATagcaaaacaagaaagaaataagaaatatttcatCGCTGATTAAAGTCTGATTTCATCAGAATTACAATTAATAACAAACGGTAAAATATTGTTAGAAAACATATTTTGggtgatttattttctattaaaaatatatataatcaccAATAAATTTTCAGTTTGAATTAATGatgtctcaaataaaaaaattaaccaataatAATTTATCTATAGTAATTATTGCAAATTACCAATGAGATAAATCAATGGTAAATTCATTGGTAGTTATAACAATAAATctgtaaaaaaattacatcaacaGTGACAATTcctgtaaatttttttgaatgctTTGAAACTCTTCAAGAAATTAAGTCCGATGGTAATTGTATTCACATTCTGTCAATAATTCTGTACATATTATATGtagttatttagaaaaaaagttaaaacaaacaatacaattAAAACAGGGATGTTGTTCATCAGTTGAAGAGGGGTTGACAAATGTGGAAGTCTCAGTGGCTGTGAGTGAGTGGTCTCGAGTAAAAGAGTTGGTATAGCTCAAGATGGAGGTGCTTCGTTTTTTGGCTTAGGAATGGTGGAAATTTTAAGTGTTGATGGGTGTATGTTTTTTACTGTGGGTTTGTGATGGTGAGACTGTTGGACATGGTGGTGGCTAAACTGGGATAAAAAAGGAGCAACGGCGGAGGAGGAGGATAAACAATGACTTGACTTTATGATTTTGGGGGTATGACTTATGAGCACTGTCTGTGAGAGAGGGAGAACGAGCGGCTACTAGTctgaattgttatttttttatgactaaGATTTGGGTTGATcgggttttgttttcttgttttcttttatggaGGCTATTACTGGAAGAGAGGCTGTCGTGAGTGTGATGAAGATGGTGGTGTTGAAGGAGGGCATTAAGGGTTTATGCCTACtcttcagtattttttttttttttttatccatgaaACCGAGGCTCCCTCTGGTTTTATCGTTCCTCCACTCTTGTTCCTCCCTAGTTCTCTCTTGTTGCAGGCTTTTGAAGCCCATCAAAGGCTAGGCTTGTGGGAATAATTTAGGATTTGATTTCGGGTCTTGATTGAAGATTTTGGGCTAGAATTATGGGATTTGAGAGATGAAATAGGGATATTTAAAATCTAGTTTAATAGCTAAGTTTCTTGATTGGATTGAAATCTGaactaaattgaattaatttggtCTAAATCAATTGAAGTGAAATAAATGGATTGGTTTGAATTTAATTCAATACAATTCAATTGAAATAGAATTAATTGAACTGAATTAATTGGAATGAAAACAAACAAgactgaaattaaattaaataaaaattcaagtgttcctattaatattttattattttcattacagtccttatctttttaatttttcaatttcatttaattaagatatttaatcttgagatttctttcgatttaaaattaattgatttttttaatttcaatttattctttgttttccaaaaattctgaattcatatattttttattattatgtccGAATCAATTTATTCATCCAAATTTAACCATTTGTTGCAAATTCATCCTTTGttctttcattctttatttttaaactaaattgaCTGTTGATATCAAATTActttttcaattaaacccttcattgatttctaatttggctatttgtttcaaaatcatccttgaatttcaaatttctttcaatattaaCCAAATTAAGTCAttttctaaatttctcttcaattgaaGCCTCGATTATGTCCCAAAAAttctcaaactcaattttttcttgTGCTACTCAATTATTGGTTCAATTTCAaccccaaatatattttttatattttatattttttgtatttgtttatgattatttttaacacctaaaaatgatgaaaataaagaaataactaaatttattgaaaagatatttttggatttttttaatttttttcaaaatatatacaaaaaataagggTTTAGAATTTGAGTTATGACAAATATGAGAGgcatattcattaaaaaatactcaTTATAACACTTGACCTTTCTTCTAAAACTTAAACATACTAAATTCAAATTACCAGGAGCATTACCTCTCATTTGATAATCTTGGTACATGATTACAACCatcttgtatttaaaaaatttgagattCATTTATATGTGAATTTTGGGAtagtaaaaattaacaatattgcCTACAAGAAATTATTCAATCTATCAGTTTATATAAGAGTATAAgagaaaattgttttaaaaaataacatattataattataattattgaataaaaggtctcaattCTTCGCAATTAAATTGCATATAATTATATGCAtgtttgaatttaatttctatCAAGTATCTTCCCCTTACTACATTTTTAGATAAAAGTCGCCCAggatagaaaaatattgacaaattcTCATATGAAAGGTATTTTCACACCATCATCTTAGCTTGAAACGTGATTGATTTTTGTTCTCAAGTAAAGCTCAAAATAGTATAAGatatatattgaatataaaTCTCGCATATCGAAACATCAACATGCAccttatttttaactttttttttaaggttgaacAAGCAGTTGCATGGAATTAAACAGAGATTGAataaatgaatgttttattttttaaagaaaaaaaaaacgataaaaaTTTACTTATGATGTATATGTAATTcttaacctctcgaatggatataTGGATAGGAACTCCAACTTTTTccttaaacaataaatatatgggTAGATGCTTAATTGAGTCGAAAAATTATGgaggaatatcatctcaagtttgtaaattatttgaaaaatattcatttcaagctTCTCCATGTGTTCGGTATGTAACTTGTTatagcatatatctctaaaaaaaatgactaattTTCGCGAGTGCATCTCAtatctattttgaaaataaatcctTGAAAGTAAATGGAATGAGTGTTAACATAAACACATAGCAGTTATGACTcgtcattccatacaatctgtcattcttcaaattcatcaatctAGATATGTTCGAAGCATATTCATCAAGAAAATCTTAAGTCATGGCTTTGAGTTTTGCGACTCATGACCCATCATAAAACAACTTCATACTCTTatggtgacaaaaaaaaaaaagatatcattttaACCTttatgttgtcctttgtcttccctttTCCATTCATCACCATGTTAAATcttttcaaacatgtttttttcatatGCATGGCATACGAAGTATGACAGAGGAGATTAGTCTTTAAATAAGAAAACTCCCAAAAAATACTTCGTTTTATCAAATTGTATGTCACATCAAAATCAGAAAACTTCTACTTACcagattaaaaatcaaacacaatgcTCTCATATTGTGATACCATATTATATAATTCTTCATCTGACGGTGCCGATAGTGCAACAATATCCCTTTCAACTCTATCAACaaagaagttatttttatttttttatacttatgaTCAATTACTAAGAATCTCTAGTagcaacatataaaataaaataaaaagatgtgtTATCGTTATTTGTTAAAGTAAAgaccttgttatttttcatacaatatAGACAGGTTAATTATCATCGGTAATTCCATTTGAATAATTGACACGTTAGATGCTGACAGAATTAACGAGAGaatatttgttcaattttttttattttttaaattccaccAATAATTCCATAGGTATTCACCAACGAAAATATCGAAGTGATTTTTCATCtgtaaatatcattataatttatcatttttttccgTTGTTGGTATTTGATAGTTTCCTGGAGTGAATTGGAGAATTTCTATTAAACATCTTCaacttaatttgataaaaatgagCATATTAGCCGTGCTTCATGGTGCTCAACACTTTCTGTTTTTCCATATAGGAAGAAAATCATCGATGGGAAGAGAAGGAATGGATGGGTTGGAACTATTGTCTCCATCTCTTCGATTTTGAATCCGAGAAAGGAGTTTTTCTCATATGGGGTTTAACAGCAAGCATTCTTATTGAAACAGCCTCTGCCATCTACCAGCGGTCTCCAAGTTTCGAACATCATCTCCGAGATTTTCAACAATTACAAAAGGCCTTGAACAATAATAGAATTGCATGACAAGAACCACATTTCTGCATGCGGTAATTACAAGTTAAAGAGTTCATGCAGTCACAAGGATTAGATAGCACaaaataatagaatttattgttatatatattaagcAAATGGAATAGATTTAGTTTCTGTTTGTTGTGTTAACAAGTttggtatatatatatgacttctGCAAATTTCAatctaggttattttttaacttctgATTTTATAGagaaattataaatatgattgattaaaaataatattttttaattaaaatcaaaagtcAGATtgtttatttaatcaaaatctataatttatgGATTACTTGTCCTACATCTattctttaagaaaaatttcactttcaatttaaagtattttaatttatttttttaatcatgtgatatttaccaacgccagagttgaaagtatttgtagttgaatattaattaacatCAGAATCAAGAATATTATTATAAGCAGACCATCTGTAGTATAATACAACAAATcattagcaatttaagacaaaatcaacGATACAGTCTATTTCAGATATGATGTTTAAGGGATAATAGTATCTCAGTCATGTACTATAAAATCTTTATTGACCAGTTAGGATTCCTACtgactataatactaggtgataACTTCTTAAACCAAACCTTTTTCTCTTTAAGAACAAAATGTcagatatctattttttttccttaaaatttaaAGGTTGTCACAATATTGAAtacaacaatatatattaaacagCTATTGGAATAGATTTAGTTTGTGTTTGTTGTGTTAATATGTTTGGTACATATATGACTTTTGCAAATTTCAATTtaagctatatttttttagagaaattataaatatgattgattataaataatattttttttaattaaaatcagaaCAATATTGGgtcagattttttatttaatcaaaatctATAATTTGTGGATTCCTTGTCCTacatcttttcttaaaaaaaaaaaattgcacttTCAATTTaaagcattttaatttatttatgaatcatGTAAAATGAACTCTTATGAATTTCAAAGAGATGCGACAATTTGATTAGacattaaattatcatttttttaatagaattttgTAATAAATAAGGGAAATGTTTAAAACGAAAGCTAAGACCATGTCTTAGTCAAAGTAATATGATTAGATATATAGTCGTTGTATTTGTCTTGCTTTATATCTAATTCCAACCTCCCTTCCACCCTGGTTCCCCGGCATCTCCATCACTGACCAGCAAGAATCTTCATAATTAATTGCTCTTTCTAGTTTGTACGCAAAAGCAAAAGACTTGGACATGAATATTTTTCTAGTCTACAATCAAAAGTTGTCCTTCTGATTCCCGTTGAGGGCAGGTCTTTAAATC
This genomic interval carries:
- the LOC133677179 gene encoding nudix hydrolase 11-like — encoded protein: MINRACITVPSTCMENAGFKKGMFCSSQLTLQKIAEQLQLLTPPRVNTMEVEHFDDNIGSKLEIMESVAVENDEFCLENWRKKRAAVLICLFEGNEGELRVILTKRSMKLSSHPGDVALPGGKMEEGDVDDSATALREAMEEIGLDPHLVQVVANLEPFISQHQLQVVPVVGLLARVEDFKPVLNTDEVDTLFDVPLEMFLKEENHRWEEKEWMGWNYCLHLFDFESEKGVFLIWGLTASILIETASAIYQRSPSFEHHLRDFQQLQKALNNNRIA